In Candidatus Abyssobacteria bacterium SURF_5, the sequence GTGCCGCCGGGATGTCCGCCTATATACCGCGCAACGAGGATGCTGTCCGGGTCCGCGCCCGCGCTTGTCATGATCTTTTTAGCCAGCCGAATTCCCTTCTCCATTCGCCCGCGATCATCGGCATCGAGCGGTTTGGATATGGCGCCGGTCTCATCGATTCGGCCGCCTGCGCTATCGCACAATTTGACGAACATGCCGATTCCGTGCGGGAACGAAGGCAGCTTTGCGAGCGCCTTGACCGGATGGCGCAGAACTTGAGCAGTCATCGAGTTTTGGGCGCTGGTGGTTCCCATGAGAAATTCGCCAAGATAATCTTCGGACGCGAACGTATAGGTCATCTCCGAGCGCATCCCCTTTCCGCGGGTGACTCCAAAAAGGATGCTCATCGGGTCGGTGAAGAAATGGGTGCCGGCATTCTTGATGCCCGACTTCAGCAGGATAATCGGAGTGCCGATGCCGCCGGCGCACAGGATTATTTTCTCGGCCGCGATGAAGAGGTCGCCTTCGCGATCACGAGCCCAGAGTCCGCGCGCCTTGCCGTTCTCGATCTCGATCCGTTCGACCTCGGTCCGGGTCAAGAGGAGAGCGCCGCCGGCCTTTGCCTCTTCGAGAAACGGACGCGAGGTCCATTTTGCGCCGCGTTTGCAGCCGAGCAGGCATGAATCGCAGCCGGGAACGCATTTGTCGGAATCGATCAATTTCTCCTGCAGCTTCAGCGTAATTCCATGCTGCTGTGCCGACTCGACCAATCTCAAGGAGGCGGACCAACCCTTATAAAAAGAGTCCGGCAAGGGGGCCACCCCCAGTTCCTTCCGCATGACAGCCAGATCATCGCTAAAATCGATGCCCAGCATTTCCATGAAACCAGCCGGGGGGTTGAAGGCGTTGCCGGAGTAGATGACGGTGGAGCCTCCGGTGCAAACGCCTCGCCTGATGATGACATTTTCTTTCGAGCGGTGGATGTTGTAGAGGGTGCGGTAGGCAATGTAATGTCCGATCGGCCAATTCCAATCCGGCCCCTTCTCGACAACAACCACGTTCATGCCGCGGCGCGTCAATTCGCGTGCGATTGTTCCACCGGCCGCTCCTGAGCCTATAACGGCGATCTGCGTCTCAATCCTTCTCTCATCCATTATGCTGCCTCCTGGGGTGCAGGGAGTACAGGGTATATTACGGGAATGTGCTCGCGCCTAGCCGGCGAGCAGATGTTTGCTTAAACGCTTGCCGAAGGCGATGATGGTTAAAACGGTGGGCCGGTCAAGCGCCTCCGGAAAGATGCTGGCGTCGCATGCGTAAAGGTTCTTGATTTCAGTCTGCAAATTATTATCCAGGACGTCGCCGATCCTGCAGGTGCCGCTGGGATGGGCTCCCTTTGCCTCTCCGACGACGATCGTCTGCGGCTTGCATTCGAGGGCGCGGAGAATATTCTTCGCCACCACAATTCCCTTATTAAGGCGGTCCCATTCGGGCTCGCCGAGCGCTTTGGAGACCGTTCCGTCCGGGCGCACTTCTCCGCTAAGTTCATCTTTTACTTTCACAAGAATGCCAACGATGTTGCGATAACTCATCGCCAGGCTCACATGCTTTGGCGACTGCTTCAGCATACTCAAGGCGAACATCCATTTGGGTTCCATTATAGTTCCGATGCGTATGCCATCATTGTCGTAAAATTCCCATGTGACGACCGAAACCGGCGGATCCTGCCATGTTCCTTCGAATGGCGCTACGCCATAAACAACAACGGTTGGATCGGTAAAGCAGCCTTTGCCCGCACGGTCAATGCCCGCTTTCTGCAAGAGCAAAGGAGTGCTCAACCCCCCCGCCGATAAGACCACGCACCCGGCGCGCAATTCGACTTCCCCGCCACCGGCCAACCGGGCGCGCACTCCGACAGCGACGCCGTCATCGACAACGACCTCTGTGCATTCGGTATGTATCATCAGGTTCGCACCGGCTGCAACGGCGTCTTTGAGATATTCGCGCGCCGTCCATTTAGCGCCGCAGCGGCAGCCCAAATGCTCATTCGCCCCGCAGCAGAGGCCATTGGCAAACTTGTGCGGGTCCAGGAATTTGGCCATAGGCTCCCATTTATACCCGATCTTGTTCGCTGTCTCCATCACCTTGATTGACGCACGACCCAAGAGATTCTCGGGCAAAACGCCGGCCTTAGTCTCGCTTTTGATCTCGTCAAGCAATGGAAACAGGTCGATGCCATAGCGCGGCGCGAGCCAGGGCGGCGGATCTGCAGCGCTGGCGCTGTAAAAGACACTGGCGCCGCCAGTCGTACGCGCGCGCAGCATCGGAAGCCCTTCTTTTGATCGTTCCATCGAGAGCACGCGCAGGGCCGTCAGGTAACTTCCGAGGCGCTGGTCGTCGCTGCCAGACTCCAGGATCGCAACTCGTTTTCCGGCTCGAGCCAATTCCCTGCCGACGGTCGCGCCGCCGGGGCCGGAACCAACCACAACTACGTCGTATTCGTTGAGATGTTTTGGGGTCATGGGCGCACTTCCTCGTTAGAGATTGACCGTTCTGTTGGATAGCACAGCCACGCGTTTCGGCACGAACAGGCAGGGTTGCCTCCCGTTCGAGATTATATCCTATTTTTTTGTCAATGAAAATGCCGAAGGCGCATTTTCAGGGCGTAGAGCGTGTACCGTTCACGTATTGGGTCGCAGGCATTCATCGAAAAATCGGCGCATATCTTCGAGGCTCTCGTCCGGCATATCCGCATGACCGCAGTCGTACCAGATGATTTGTTTCGGATCGAGGGCTGCGTTGAAGAGAGCTTCAGCCGCATCACGGCTGATGATTATATCGTTTCTGGCGTTCTGCATGAGGAGGCGACGCGGGGATATCTTTCTCACATAATGAATCGGGTCGACCAGGTGATATGCCTGCAGCATGCGCTCCAGAGCCCGGCCGTCGGGAGCGGAAACCTTCCACTTGCTGAAGTCTCCGCCGGTGATGCCCAGAACGACCGCTTTAATCCGTTCCTCGTACGAAGAAAATATGGCGCCGACTGCGCCGCCCATGCTGAACCCCGCAAAGCCGACCTTCCGCATATCCACATCCTGCCTGGTCGCGAGATAATCAACGGCACGCATGAGATCCAGCGCAGTCTGGATCATCGCGTCGCGGTTCCGATAATAATACCGCGGATGGATGCTTGCGCCATTGATGAAAGGAATCTGCCGCTCGCCGCAATACTGCGCATCGATACGCAATGTCGCGTAGCCCGCGCGTACCAGGTGAGCCGAACGCTTCAGTTGATTTGGCGAACTCTTGTGGCCGAACACGCCGTGCAGAATGATGACCGCCGGATAGGGCGGCAAAGCCTGCTCCGGGAGGGTGAGCAACGAGCATACTCGCTGATCTCTCGCGCTATCGAAAGTCACGTGGAATTCTTTTGAAGCGGCGTCGGGCGCGGAGAGACTTTCGCTTTCCGAAGCATTCAGCGGCAGGTCCTTATCGTACTTATAGAATTCATCCAAAACGTCCTCAGCGCAAAAATGCATGCGGTCTTTTCCTCAGCGATATGAGCGGCAGCTCAAAAGCCTTTATAGCCCACCGGCATTATGGTTAGCGGCTCCTCTCCCGTCGCCGCGCCCAGCACTTCGTTGATCACGGTGGGATTGGAGACTCCGACAATTCCGGCTCCGAGCCCCTCGGCTTCGGCCTGTAAGAAGACATTTTGACCAGCGTGGCCCGCTTCCAAATCCGCGTAGCGGACGGCCCTATCGCCGTATCTCTCCATCAGACGGTCGTATTCGGCCGAGATTACGAGGAGAACGGGAGCCTCGGTCATCCAGGACTGCCCAAAAGCGGCCTGAGCGACATCCTGGCGCTTATCTCCCTCACGGAGTCGTTCGAGAGCGTGTGCATCGGGCAGATATCTGTAGACTCCAACCGGCAGTCCTTGTACAGCATTTTGCCCGATTACAACGTAAAGGTCAAGCGGATATATTATACCCGCCGAAGGAACCGAGCGGAATTTCATAGTGTCGCCGGTGGTTCCCTGGGCGGCCCATAGAACCTGTGAAAGGTGCTTTAGCGTGAGCGGATTTTTTGAGAATGTGCGCACGGTGCGTCTGTTTTTTATCGCCTCTTCAACCGAGACCGTTCCCCTCAGAGACGGTTCAGGCAATTGTACCTTTTGCTCCATCTGATCTTCTCCCCTTAGTGTTCGTTCAGGAAGGTTTTACGGATAACATGTTCAACATTTAAATATGTCATAAATTGAAGCGAACCGTCACTTTTCACAAGAAAACTTAAAGGAAAGCCTGAATTGTATTCATGCTCGCAATATGATAAGATCAGAAGATCAAATGACCGAGATTTCACCGGGAAGAACATGAACATGAAAGCGAATCAATGAGAGATTGGAAGAAGATTACAGTTGTCGGCGGGGGCCTTTTGTTTCTCCTTGTTTTTGCCGTTTCTTTTGAGAACCTGAAAGGAAGGGCCATCGCGCTTTACATGGATTTACCGCAACCTGCGTATTCAGTAAAGATCGACCGCGACGTGATGATACCGATGAGTGACGGCGTCAGGTTGGCGGCCGACATATATCGGCCGGGAAAGCCCGGGAAATATCCGGTTATCGTTACCCGCACTCCGTATGGAAAAAGGAATCCACATCACAAGTATGCGTTTGCCGGCAAGATGTTCGCATCGCAAGGGTTCGCCTTCGTCGTTCAAGATGTGCGTGGAAAATATGATTCTGAGGGCGATTTCTATCCGTATATATGGGAAGGCAGGGATGGGCACGACACCTTCGAGTGGGCGGGCGTGCAGGACTGGTCCAGCGGGAAAGTAGGCACCTACGGTTTCTCCTATTGGGGTTCGACCCAGTGGCTGTCGGCGCCCTACCAGAGCAAGTACCTGCGCGCGATGGTTCCTATCGTGACCAGCCAGGACCTGTATCCCCGATGGATGTATAACGGCGTCTTCAGGTATAACGATGTGCTTTTCTGGCATTACGGCAACTCCGGCAGATATGAAAGAAGTCTTGAGCATATCGATATCGACCTCGCGTTGCAAACTCTGCCGCTGATTGAAGCCGACGATTCCATGGGGGCTGATATCCCGAGTTATAACGATTGGGTGAGTCATCCGACGCCCGACCAGTACTGGGATGCGATTCGCGTTGATACGCTGGTGGACCAGATACAGGCGCCGGCGCTGCTGATCGGCGGCTGGTATGATTACTATCTGGAGTTGATGCTCGAGGATTTTAACCGAATGGTCACGATGGGAGGAAGCGAGGAAGCACGGCAAAGCCGCATCATTGTCGGGCCCTGGACGCACGAGTCGGTCTCGAAATTCGATGATGTTGACTTCGGCCCGCAAGCTGATTTCATGCAGCAGATCAAGGCAATGCTCTCGTGGTACAATTTTTGGCTGAGGGACGATGGCGCCGAGATGCCATCCGACAGCCCCGTTACCATCTTTGTGATGGGCGGAAATGAATGGCGCGAGGAGGCGGAGTGGCCTCTGGCGAGAACCCAATTCACCAAGTACTACTTGCACAGCAATGGGAATGCGAACACGTCTGGCGGCGACGGAATATTGAGTCCTGAATTACCGGGAGAAGAACCGCCCGACCACTTCACGTATGATCCTGCAAACCCGGTTCCCTCACTCGGTGGAACATCGATATATGGAAATGCCACGCCCGGGCCGCGTGATCAGCGGCAGATCGAGATGAGGCCCGACGTGCTTGTGTATACCACTCCGCCGCTTGACGAGGAAATCGAGATCATCGGCCCGGTAAGCGCTATCATTTACGCTTCCTCGAGTGCGGTCGACACTGATTTTTCAGTCAAACTGGTTGATGTTTATCCAGACGGCAAAGCGATCAACCTGCGTTCCGGAATGGTCCGCGCCAGATACCGCGACTCGTTCACTGAACCCGCCTTCCTGGAAGAGAACGAAATTTATGAATTTGAGATACCTGTCGGCGCAACGGCCAACCTCTTCAAGAAAGACCACTGCATCAGAATAGAGGTCAGCAGCTCGCATTTCCCGGAATTTGGCAGGAATCTCAACACAGGTGCGGACATCGCGAGTGATCGAGAAATGGTCACCGCAAAACAAACCATTTTTCACGATCAGGATAACCCGTCATACGTTCTTCTTCCGTTGATTCCATCGGACACATAAGTCTTGCCAGGATGCAATTCTCCTTGTGTGGCCGTACTGGCGGTCTCGGCTTGGGAACAATTATCGCTCTTGTAAAGGAATTCGCGTTCCGCATTGTACGAGAACGTACGCCCGGGCACTCCTGATCCGAAGATGCCGACCAACCTAAGCATGTCCTAAATCATTGTATCTCTTCTAGTTATACTCACTCCTCAAAAGAGACCGATTTGCGCGTCTCCGGCATAAAAAATGCCATAGGGATTCGAATGAAGAAAACTGTTCCCACGAAATAGCGGTCAATAGCCTCTTCGTTCAGTAAAGGAACAAATGGAATCGCTTGCCTTGCAGCGGAACATTCCGTATTCGATACCCCTCATAGCGGTCGCGGTTAGTACGGCACTGCTTGCGTTGTACATGTGGCGGCGAAAAGGGGCCCCTGGCTCAGGAATGGGCGCCCTTCTGATGCTGGGATGCGCGGAGTGGATTTTCTGTTATGCATTTGAGCTTGGCAGTGTGAAACTGCAAACGAAGATCTTTTGGAACACGTTTCAATATGTGGGCATTGTTTCGGTTCCCACGTTGTGGTTTCTCTTCACCGTGAAGTTCACCGGTCGCGAGCACTGGTTACGGCGGCGCAATCTCATTCTCTTTGCCATTATTCCCGTTGTTACTCTCGTTCTTGTCTTCACAAACCATTACCATCGGCTCATGTGGACCGAGGTCTTCATGGGAACAGCATAT encodes:
- a CDS encoding GMC family oxidoreductase, whose protein sequence is MDERRIETQIAVIGSGAAGGTIARELTRRGMNVVVVEKGPDWNWPIGHYIAYRTLYNIHRSKENVIIRRGVCTGGSTVIYSGNAFNPPAGFMEMLGIDFSDDLAVMRKELGVAPLPDSFYKGWSASLRLVESAQQHGITLKLQEKLIDSDKCVPGCDSCLLGCKRGAKWTSRPFLEEAKAGGALLLTRTEVERIEIENGKARGLWARDREGDLFIAAEKIILCAGGIGTPIILLKSGIKNAGTHFFTDPMSILFGVTRGKGMRSEMTYTFASEDYLGEFLMGTTSAQNSMTAQVLRHPVKALAKLPSFPHGIGMFVKLCDSAGGRIDETGAISKPLDADDRGRMEKGIRLAKKIMTSAGADPDSILVARYIGGHPGGTAGIGRVVNSSLQTDIGGLYVCDASVIPRSMGVPLVLILVSLARWFSRSLVSSETAASAS
- a CDS encoding GMC family oxidoreductase — encoded protein: MTPKHLNEYDVVVVGSGPGGATVGRELARAGKRVAILESGSDDQRLGSYLTALRVLSMERSKEGLPMLRARTTGGASVFYSASAADPPPWLAPRYGIDLFPLLDEIKSETKAGVLPENLLGRASIKVMETANKIGYKWEPMAKFLDPHKFANGLCCGANEHLGCRCGAKWTAREYLKDAVAAGANLMIHTECTEVVVDDGVAVGVRARLAGGGEVELRAGCVVLSAGGLSTPLLLQKAGIDRAGKGCFTDPTVVVYGVAPFEGTWQDPPVSVVTWEFYDNDGIRIGTIMEPKWMFALSMLKQSPKHVSLAMSYRNIVGILVKVKDELSGEVRPDGTVSKALGEPEWDRLNKGIVVAKNILRALECKPQTIVVGEAKGAHPSGTCRIGDVLDNNLQTEIKNLYACDASIFPEALDRPTVLTIIAFGKRLSKHLLAG
- a CDS encoding SagB/ThcOx family dehydrogenase, with product MEQKVQLPEPSLRGTVSVEEAIKNRRTVRTFSKNPLTLKHLSQVLWAAQGTTGDTMKFRSVPSAGIIYPLDLYVVIGQNAVQGLPVGVYRYLPDAHALERLREGDKRQDVAQAAFGQSWMTEAPVLLVISAEYDRLMERYGDRAVRYADLEAGHAGQNVFLQAEAEGLGAGIVGVSNPTVINEVLGAATGEEPLTIMPVGYKGF
- a CDS encoding CocE/NonD family hydrolase; this encodes MRDWKKITVVGGGLLFLLVFAVSFENLKGRAIALYMDLPQPAYSVKIDRDVMIPMSDGVRLAADIYRPGKPGKYPVIVTRTPYGKRNPHHKYAFAGKMFASQGFAFVVQDVRGKYDSEGDFYPYIWEGRDGHDTFEWAGVQDWSSGKVGTYGFSYWGSTQWLSAPYQSKYLRAMVPIVTSQDLYPRWMYNGVFRYNDVLFWHYGNSGRYERSLEHIDIDLALQTLPLIEADDSMGADIPSYNDWVSHPTPDQYWDAIRVDTLVDQIQAPALLIGGWYDYYLELMLEDFNRMVTMGGSEEARQSRIIVGPWTHESVSKFDDVDFGPQADFMQQIKAMLSWYNFWLRDDGAEMPSDSPVTIFVMGGNEWREEAEWPLARTQFTKYYLHSNGNANTSGGDGILSPELPGEEPPDHFTYDPANPVPSLGGTSIYGNATPGPRDQRQIEMRPDVLVYTTPPLDEEIEIIGPVSAIIYASSSAVDTDFSVKLVDVYPDGKAINLRSGMVRARYRDSFTEPAFLEENEIYEFEIPVGATANLFKKDHCIRIEVSSSHFPEFGRNLNTGADIASDREMVTAKQTIFHDQDNPSYVLLPLIPSDT